A DNA window from Aquarana catesbeiana isolate 2022-GZ linkage group LG01, ASM4218655v1, whole genome shotgun sequence contains the following coding sequences:
- the PPP1R3B gene encoding protein phosphatase 1 regulatory subunit 3B, which produces MPWITSPMSSTSYLDLFPYKTTMAVDIAMKFYLGSTALKRDHLEYRIAPKMNKPLRPCIQPNDKTLLTELKNQENKVKKRVSFADSRGLSLTMVKVYSELDDPLEIPFNITELIDNIVNLTTVEKEHMVLDFEQPAADYLDFRNRLQADSVCLENCSLKERALVGTIKVKNLAFEKSVKLRMTCNSWQSFTDHECHYVKDTYAGTDRDTFSFDLVLPDDIKPQGRIEFAVCFECNGKTYWDSNKGQNYRIVRSDFQNRHCEPDYHLSLDQFGSPRCSYGIFPEWSSYSGFDKQGPYY; this is translated from the exons ATGCCCTGGATTACATCACCGATGAGCTCAACCAG TTATCTGGACTTGTTTCCTTATAAGACAACCATGGCAGTGGACATTGCTATGAAGTTCTATTTGGGTTCAACTGCGTTAAAAAGGGACCATCTGGAATACAGGATTGCTCCAAAAATGAATAAGCCACTGAGGCCATGTATTCAACCAAATGACAAAACCTTGCTAACGGAGCTAAAGAACcaagaaaataaagtgaaaaagcGGGTTTCCTTTGCAGACAGTAGAGGGCTATCCCTTACTATGGTAAAAGTCTATTCAGAGCTTGATGACCCCCTGGAGATTCCCTTTAACATCACAGAACTGATTGACAACATAGTCAATCTGACCACTGTAGAGAAGGAACATATGGTTTTGGACTTTGAACAACCTGCTGCAGATTACCTGGACTTCAGGAACCGCCTCCAGGCAGACAGTGTTTGTCTTGAAAATTGTTCGCTCAAAGAGCGGGCCCTTGTTGGCACTATAAAGGTCAAGAATCTTGCCTTTGAGAAAAGCGTCAAATTAAGAATGACGTGCAATTCATGGCAGAGCTTTACGGACCACGAATGCCACTATGTTAAAGACACTTATGCAGGGACTGATAGGGACACATTCTCATTTGATCTTGTTCTTCCAGATGATATTAAGCCTCAAGGGAGGATAGAATTTGCAGTCTGTTTTGAATGTAATGGTAAAACCTACTGGGATAGTAATAAAGGACAAAATTACAGAATTGTTCGGTCTGACTTTCAAAACCGCCACTGTGAACCTGATTATCACCTTTCTTTGGATCAGTTTGGGAGTCCCAGGTGCTCTTATGGTATATTTCCAGAGTGGTCTAGCTACTCTGGGTTTGATAAACAAGGGCCCTACTACTAA